aaaaaaaaaaaaaaaaaagaaaagaaaaaaagaagcaagCGCTCAGCAGTGGATGCAGTTCGAGTGTTAGATGCATGGGAGAACATGATATTGATGGCTTGACCCATCCATCCGAAGATACCAATACGAGCATCGGTCTAGCGACATCTCAGGATTCTGGTAGCGAAGCAACGCTACTATAACCCAGACTCTACTACTACTATGCTTCACTTCGGCATCTCAAAGCCGACCGCGGCCCTTGGTTTACTGACACTGTTTCTGCTTCGGGCTCGGCGCTAGGCGCGCTCCAGAGCGATGAAGTTTCGTGGACCCGGTGGTATTTTATGGAAGAAGGCTCAAATATGATTAGCATCTTGAACGCCCTGTAGCTTGGTAAAATTCCATCCCGTCAACGGCCCGACATCTTAGGCTCCGTCTCCTGGCGACCAGTCATATTAGGCGGGTATGACGACCACATGGGCACGGTACACTGGAGCAAGGACTAGGGTTAAAGATCAGAGGCTAGCGTCAATTGATGCAAAACCGGCCTGGCATTCAAGACTATCGTTGACCCCTACGGAGCCTATTATTGAATGCCGTACGAATTATTGGGGGTTAGCGAACCGCTAGTCTTGCACCAGAGGGCAACAGTACACTGGTAAGTCAAGAGTTGTTGATTTCCCAATCACAGGTGTCTATTTTCAAGCATCCCTGGAGAGTCATGTTCGAGTTGGAGGTTCGCCTATATCGAGAATCAGTGGGGAAAAGACCAGGAGGCCGCCGGCGAAGGATTCAAAGGTTGGGGATTTTCTTCCATATCGGCAAACTTCCCGGTATTCTAGAAAGCCCTAAGGCCTTGGGCCCAAGCATGATCCGCTCAGACCCTTGCCTTGGTATTGTAATACCGGGCCCCACTGAGTAAGGGCTAGGTATAACCCATGAGCCTGTCACTTCTGGGCAGGTGGTCACTGGTCAACTTGAAAAGGAAAAGCAGACAGTCACGAGACATTTAACGCAAGCATCAGGGGCATGCATCTTGGCACCGCGGGCTGGGTTCCGCCATATGCCGACATACGCGAGGCTTGGCCGGAGATAGTAACGGGGGAACATGGGTCGGGGAGACGGTACTTCGCAACTAGCGCAGCGCGAAAAAGTGCGCGGTTTAAAGAATTTTAGACattaagaataaaattaAGTTCTGTCTAAGCCTCCGTCCGGTATGTCATTAGGTGGACCGGATCCAGCGCTCCAAGACGGCCTGAATCACGTCGCTGTTCTTTTCCATGAACATCATGTGTCCGTTGCCGTGGATGCCGGCCTCTCCAAGCTCGAGGTGCTGAGTCTTGGAGCAGCCAGCCTGGCGAAGGAAGTCGGCAGTGCAGTAGTCGTAGGGCATGTGGTAGGACGACTCGGAagtgaggatgaggatgggctTGCTCTGCAGGTTGACCAGACGACGAGGCGCAGGCTTGCTGGCCTGAAGGACGCACTCAACGAAGTCGTCACCTCGGCTGGTCTGGACCTCTTGAACCAGGTCGGTGGCAGGGTCAGAGACAGAGGGGCTGTAGGTGAGGGGGATGTCAGTCAGACCGTAGGGGCGGGCAGCCTTGGTGCTGAAGACGGCGTCCCTGAAGGGAGGGCCAGTGggctcaagaagaacgagaCCCTTGGTGAGTCTAGGGCGGGCATCCGCGATAAGAATGGGCATGATGCCACCCTGGCTGTGACCGACAAGGATAACGGGTCTGCcaatcttgtcgaggagagcaGCGCCAGCATCCTGGACCGTCGACTGCTGGTAGgtggcgttgttgatgaactgAACGTTGGACACGTAGAAAGTGTCAAAGACGGGGTCACCCCTCATACCAGTTCCAGGCCACTGGGTGTGCTTAGAGGCCTGGGGCCAGAGGTTGAAGTTCTTGCCTGCAGTGAAGCGCTGCTCGATGATCTCGGCCGAGTAGGTCGAGGGCTTCGCAGCGCCGGCGGCGGGCATCCATGCTGATCGGCCACGGAAGGTCTGGTCAATGATGTAGACCTCGTATCCTTGGCTGATGAACTGGGATGCCCAACCGCGGCCACCATCAGGCTTGTTGAGGAAGTTCTAGCTGCATGTTAGCTTGCGACCTATCACAGAGGATGCATATGGTCAACTCACGCTGCCTGTCTGGCCCTGGCCGTGGATAAAGACAATGGGCGTTCGTTGCCGGACGCCACCGGCCGGGATCAGCTTCTCGACATACATCTGATCACGGTAGATCTGCCCGCCCGCTCCATCATCGGCGTAGCCTCCACCTACGTAAAAGTAGGATCGGACGGCGGCGACCTCGCCCTGGGCGCTGCCATGCTGGCTGGAAGGAGTAGCGACACAGTGGTTGACTGCGGCAGCCGCAAGGGCAAACAGAGTGGTGAAACGCATGGCTGGCGAGGCGATCGCGATCTGGAACCCGAGAACGTGGCAGTGGGACGCAAAAGGACTGAAAGAAGGATGATCCCAATGGACACGCAGAAGAACCTAGAGAGAAGAGGGGTCGTGACTGGCTGAGCTACACGGGCGAGCCTTGTATTTGTCTCTGGCCGCAGGGCCGGTGGTCGCACCAGAATATTCAGGGGCGACGGACTGTTCGGTGACATTATTTCCGCCTTGGGTCCTCTGGTCGTCACCCATCTCCTTGCTAGTCAAAGGAAGTATCTCTCGATTAACTCTAGTGTGCCGAGCTCTGGACCCGAGTGGAATAACGGCCCCATCCTTCTCGAATGGTAAATACGGGGCCATGAACGGGTTCCTCCATGTTTGGTAGCCCCCTATCCGACCTGAGCCCGATCCCCGCCCAATGGCTCGGATTCTGACATAACCGAAACTCTATAATCCCTGTCAAGGGTTCAGAAAGCAACGGCTTAATTATCGGGGACCCACGGGAGCTGGGGTCGTTCTTTGGCGCCGGCGAACTGGTAGCACGCCACCTGCAGGTCTGCGACGGCGAACAAGAGAAAAAAGCACCGCGATGTTTGCAGTAGTCTGCGCGGAAAGCAGTCCTTTGAGCCGGGTTTACGGTGGGATGATGCTGGGATCTTCTTTAAGACGGAAACGCGTCCCTGCGGGTGATGGCCAAGTGATCGTCGTTTCTCTCtcaaccttttttttttctgtgGTGCCACAATGGATGACCCTACGCTGCTCATCCATTGGCTCTTTAGCATTCTCGCCCTCATTGTGATGGGAGTGAGACTGCTATGGAGAAAGATTGCTAGACAGCCCTTCAATACGGGCGATTACCTGACCATGGCAGCATGTCTGTGCTGCATGGTCAGACTGGCTCTAATCCACGTCGTGCTGACGTGGGGAACTAATAACGTTCCAGCAGCGGTCCGAAAGACGAAGATCTTCACAGAGGATGAGATCTACAGGAGGGAGATTGGAAGCAAGTTTGCCATCGCTAATCGCGTCTTTTACAATTCATTGTCAGTACCATGTCCTCTTTCTCTACCATGGCGTATCGTCTAACACCTTTACAAGCCTTTGGCTGCAGAAACTCGTCCTTCTTGACGTCTACCGACGTCTTCTCTTGAACCTACGTTACGAAAAGATCATCATGATCTCTTTCCTTGTTGTCTTTTTCGTCACATACGTTGCCGTCCAAGTGACTACCTTCAGCGAATGCAACCCCTTCCACTTGTACTGGCAAGTGGTTCCTGACCCTGGTAAACTCAGATGATCCTTCCTAGATATATGACCGGCAAGATTGACTTTTGATACTAGGTTCTTGCGCCAAGGCTCAGCTGCAACTCATCGTTGTCGGCGTCCTCAATATCGTCACCGATGTATTGCTCCTCGCCGTCCCgatccctctcttcttctcccttaAGACGTCCTGGAAGCGAAAACTCAAACTATATGTCCTATTCACTCTTGGCATCTTTATCGTCGCCATCACTGTTATTCGCCTACCCATCAACGCGACCAACAAGGACAGCCAAGTCAACCGAACGACATGGGCCAGCACCGAGCTCCTTACAGCCACGATCGTCGTCAACGCCCCCACCATCTACGGCCTCtggaacaagaagaagcagagctCCGCCTACTCCAACTCGCATGGGACTGGTCTGCCAACCCATTCGAGCCGAAAGAACGGAACAGGAGTGCACACATTCAACGATGGTACAAGATCACAGGCATTTGCTATGAAGTCAATGAACCACGACCGAGATTCTTCTATGGGCGGGATCATGCAAACACAAGAAGTTATCGTGTCCGAGTATGTGGATCCTAGCAAAAAGGGAGTCACGGTAAGGACggatgaggccgagatcgCGTCCAACTCAAGTCAACGGGGGATACTGCGAGACTAGAAACTCTTTCATACTTATAAGTTTAATACAAAATCATCACTCAAGATACTTTTCTTTGACGAACAGAGCTTTCACTACCGAGATGCCAGTGGAATTAGCCTGGTTGACTCGTAATTCCATCTGGCAAGTCAGCATAGCGGACGCGACACGCCAGGGAGACGACAAGATGGCACAGCATATGAAACTTTCCACTTCTTATCTCCCACAATCGTGGTATTTTCCGGTATCAGAATTTGAAATCTTGAAcaggtgatgatgacattCTGCACCACGACCAACAGTCTCGTTAAACTAAAGAGAAGAGCGAGGCAGCTAGGTATGAATCTTCTACTGCAGGCAGCACAAGGTttaaaaaaaggccactgtgttaaAAATGAAATATGATGCTATAatgtgttgacaatgtgttctttattatagttgaagcccggcccttgatgggctaactgagccagaagatcaagaagagcGAGATCACCAACAACTCCTGGGAGCGGATTTTGCAGCTATTACTAGCTCAGATTTTCAGAATGTCACCATGGCTACACTATTGATAAACCCCCATCAGTATCAACATTAGGTGGCATCAGTGCAGAGACAGTTCCACAAAGTCCTCCTAAAGCTCCTTGATATCTAGCCCAAACTTCACCAGTCCTTTTCAATCAAGCATTGATTTGAGCTTTCACACTCCCTGAGGTATATGTTATCAAAGTGGTCACGTGGATTATCCTCTCACTGATCTTTTTCTTTGTCGAGCATGGTCTCATTTACCCCGTCGCCAACATTGCCCCTTTCTCGACTACGTCTCATGGATTCACAATAGTATGTAGTCTCTCAAATTTGGCGCCACCTTGATATTTCTCCATAGATGACAGCGtacgccaagaagaagctctcgCCATTCCTGAACACGCTTGCTACCCTAACGGTTCCGCGTCGGCCGCCGTCTCAACCACTACCGTCGTCCGGCATGGCCCCATCCGCGACCCCGCCCCGATGCCGTCGCCTAGCTTCCCTACGAGATGCATGGGTCCTTGCTGTTTGCAAGGTTGCCTACCCGGGCTATGCTGTCTACGCGGAACAGACTAAGAAGGGGCTAttcagcaccagcagcccCTACGCTGGCTTAGCGATGCTGACACGACAGCCGCCAAGATTGCACGCGAAATGACCACCATGTCAAGCTCGTTTAGATGCATGATATCAGTCCCGAATAGGCTTCAACACGCGGGTTTATTGAGTTTCTCAGCCCAGTTTCCAGGGCACGATCGAATCCTGGAACCTAGAACCTAGAAAAACCACATCAACAAGGACCTTAGCAAGGCGAGTGCGACCATCGAAAGTACGAAGTTTGAGTTTCTCGTTTTTCTCCCATGCTGTAGCTTGTGTGGGCTAAGATTCAGGGCATTCATATGCTTGAAAGTTCATCGTAACGTACACACTACGGTGTTTTATAACATTGGGCTTTAATGCTCCTACATGTCTATTAGTGGGTTCTTTGATCCTGTGTGCGATGTAGATCTCactaaaaaaataaaataaaaaataagaaacGTACACATTGACTTTCAGCTCCTCCCACTGCCTCTCATAGTAGGACGCATTCCCCAATTTGCCCGTAAATCATCTGGGCCTACATAGCCCGGCCTCGCAAAATCTCCTTGCGAGGCCTACTGACTCTTTGGTAGTGATGGGGTGAGATATCTGTTGTTACGCGATAATGATTCTGACATGTTGGATCTGTGCAAGTCTCCCGTGCTCCAACAACGTCGCTGTACTCATAGGATCCAGGGTCCAGAGCATGAAGCCATTTGTCACTTGGGGCGTGCCTTATACGGAGATTGATTGTAGACTTATAGTGGAAGACAAGGCAGGCCATTTTATCAGGCGGCGTTTGCGACCAGCAAGATGACACGCTGATTGAGGTGCGTTTGAGTCTTCCATGCCCCGGCACGTAGCCCTTCGCCGACAGCCGTCTATCGCAAGTATTTGCCTCGTTGGGCTTATTGAGTCCGTCGTAGAACAAACAGCCACATCCACCTGCGAAACATTCCATCTCTGGAAGGTGACCCAATCTTGATTCCGGAACGATGAACCGGGCTGCATCAGCACGAAACCGCTGTGCAACTGCTCGTACCTCGGTGGCGCTGTATCTCTGGGGATCAAGGCGGCTGGGGTCAAGGTCTGGGCCTGAATGAGGCTTCCAAGACAGAGAAAGAGTTGATACTCCAATTTCATGCGTCGTGATCGTCGCCGTTGGCCATGAATCTTGTCTGCAGCATGCCACAGAATGG
This region of Fusarium keratoplasticum isolate Fu6.1 chromosome 7, whole genome shotgun sequence genomic DNA includes:
- a CDS encoding AB hydrolase-1 domain-containing protein, which produces MRFTTLFALAAAAVNHCVATPSSQHGSAQGEVAAVRSYFYVGGGYADDGAGGQIYRDQMYVEKLIPAGGVRQRTPIVFIHGQGQTGSNFLNKPDGGRGWASQFISQGYEVYIIDQTFRGRSAWMPAAGAAKPSTYSAEIIEQRFTAGKNFNLWPQASKHTQWPGTGMRGDPVFDTFYVSNVQFINNATYQQSTVQDAGAALLDKIGRPVILVGHSQGGIMPILIADARPRLTKGLVLLEPTGPPFRDAVFSTKAARPYGLTDIPLTYSPSVSDPATDLVQEVQTSRGDDFVECVLQASKPAPRRLVNLQSKPILILTSESSYHMPYDYCTADFLRQAGCSKTQHLELGEAGIHGNGHMMFMEKNSDVIQAVLERWIRST